A window from Candidatus Manganitrophaceae bacterium encodes these proteins:
- the aroQ gene encoding type II 3-dehydroquinate dehydratase has protein sequence MVRILVLHGPNLNLLGKRETERYGLVSLEEINKQLMALAKAQGVTLKTYQSNSEGALVDRIQDAAGKFDAIVINPAAYTHTSIAIRDAILAVEIPTVEVHLSNIHDREDFRLTSFIADVAIGQISGFGPQSYLLGVLGAISHLQGGEKLTSPHAVATG, from the coding sequence ATGGTCCGTATCCTGGTACTGCATGGGCCAAACTTGAACTTACTGGGCAAGCGAGAGACAGAACGATATGGCCTTGTTTCTCTTGAGGAGATCAACAAACAACTGATGGCTCTGGCCAAAGCCCAGGGGGTCACTCTTAAGACCTATCAATCGAATTCCGAAGGGGCTCTGGTTGATCGCATTCAAGACGCCGCAGGAAAATTTGATGCCATCGTCATCAACCCGGCAGCCTACACCCACACCAGCATTGCTATTCGGGATGCAATTCTTGCAGTCGAGATCCCAACCGTAGAGGTCCATTTATCCAACATCCATGACCGGGAGGATTTTAGGCTTACCTCATTTATTGCCGATGTTGCCATTGGTCAGATCTCAGGGTTTGGCCCTCAAAGCTATCTCCTCGGGGTGTTGGGGGCGATTAGTCATCTTCAGGGAGGCGAAAAACTCACCTCCCCCCACGCCGTTGCAACAGGATAG
- the efp gene encoding elongation factor P gives MLGTSDFRGGLKLELDGDPYMIVECQHVKPGKGGAFVRTKLKNLKTGNLLEKTFRPGEKFNAPDLVEREMQFLYQQGDEYHFMDSETYEQLFLVPAQLGSSKDFLKENMIAKILFYRGKPMSVELPVFVELRIVETEPGVRGDTATGGTKLAKLESGGTVKVPLFMEEGTLVKVDTRTGSYIERVK, from the coding sequence GTGCTCGGGACAAGTGATTTCAGGGGAGGACTCAAGCTGGAACTCGACGGAGATCCTTACATGATCGTCGAGTGTCAGCATGTGAAGCCGGGCAAAGGAGGCGCCTTCGTTCGAACCAAATTAAAAAATTTAAAGACGGGAAATCTTCTCGAAAAGACCTTTCGGCCAGGTGAGAAATTTAACGCGCCCGATCTCGTCGAACGAGAGATGCAGTTTTTGTATCAGCAAGGAGACGAATATCACTTCATGGATAGCGAGACCTACGAGCAGCTTTTCCTCGTTCCTGCGCAGTTGGGGTCTTCTAAAGATTTTCTCAAAGAAAACATGATTGCCAAGATCTTATTTTATCGCGGAAAGCCGATGAGTGTTGAACTTCCCGTATTTGTAGAGCTCAGAATTGTCGAGACAGAACCAGGCGTCCGTGGTGATACTGCAACGGGGGGAACAAAACTGGCGAAACTGGAATCAGGCGGCACGGTGAAAGTCCCCTTATTTATGGAGGAAGGAACCCTCGTTAAAGTCGATACGCGTACAGGAAGTTATATTGAACGTGTAAAGTAG
- the accB gene encoding acetyl-CoA carboxylase biotin carboxyl carrier protein, which yields MDLKEIKDLIALLNEMALTEIEVEEAGRRIRIRKDAPMIAQHLSPLQPEPTQETPALTEKEEERENFTFVTSPIVGTFYKATSPDANPYVGIGDTVRKGQTLCIVEAMKLMNEIEADVDGKIIAILAEDGASVEYGEALYKIEPA from the coding sequence ATGGATCTAAAAGAGATAAAGGACTTGATCGCGTTATTGAACGAAATGGCCCTCACCGAGATCGAGGTGGAGGAAGCCGGAAGGCGAATTCGCATCCGGAAAGACGCCCCCATGATCGCTCAACATCTTTCTCCATTGCAACCTGAACCCACGCAAGAAACACCCGCCTTGACCGAAAAAGAGGAAGAGAGGGAAAACTTCACCTTCGTTACCTCCCCGATTGTCGGCACCTTCTATAAAGCCACTTCTCCCGATGCCAACCCCTACGTGGGCATCGGAGATACAGTAAGGAAGGGTCAGACCCTCTGTATCGTTGAGGCGATGAAGCTGATGAATGAGATCGAGGCGGATGTCGACGGGAAAATCATCGCGATTCTGGCAGAAGATGGGGCTTCTGTCGAATATGGTGAGGCTCTCTACAAGATCGAACCCGCCTAA